From a region of the Leptospira kmetyi serovar Malaysia str. Bejo-Iso9 genome:
- a CDS encoding LIC_13246 family protein, which translates to MKDTIDLNQGEWMKLVSKKEEFRRIVSTLNRFYIPRIPFSKLNEGQRMRFRLAENPVKDFEVFFKKKRECEFLVFLKVDGRFESWIHLDGIQEERDRFLKEGKTDHDIFQIICLSDLYENHCVFAEEEETKTLKVKDSA; encoded by the coding sequence ATGAAAGACACAATCGATCTAAATCAAGGGGAATGGATGAAGCTGGTTTCAAAGAAGGAAGAATTCCGTCGCATCGTATCCACGTTAAACCGCTTCTACATTCCGAGAATTCCGTTTTCTAAGTTGAACGAAGGCCAAAGAATGAGGTTTCGTCTTGCGGAGAATCCAGTAAAAGACTTCGAAGTGTTTTTCAAAAAAAAACGAGAATGCGAGTTCCTCGTTTTCTTAAAGGTGGATGGTCGTTTCGAATCTTGGATTCATCTGGACGGAATTCAAGAAGAAAGGGATCGCTTTTTAAAAGAAGGAAAAACGGATCACGATATTTTTCAAATCATCTGCTTGTCCGATCTTTATGAAAACCATTGTGTTTTCGCAGAAGAGGAGGAAACGAAAACTCTGAAGGTCAAAGATTCTGCTTGA
- a CDS encoding apolipoprotein N-acyltransferase — MDNLHHRFQEFQKTIWFNIFCYFWTGLFSFLAFAPVSLSHFVWIAPFGLFWLSLKYHGKYKKLFYHGLIIGVVFYAISFHWIIHMSITFGNFPYVVAILILLFAGLLFSLKFPIFMMSFSFLSGKIGRHSVWVAGFCGLLSELIGPQLFPWYWGNLAAGNLLLAQNVEITGVYGISFLVFVVSYTLFQSNPWHWKEIINSKEKRKQYLRFVALPALLLLSFVVSGAILYKKWENVKPSKSLNVLIIQPDAPLSFRDGREVKESIEALMARIEKLTDEGVAKMGKKPDLIVLPEAGVPFFSAHNTPVTTVARRLYWHRFDSLMFLLANRYKANVFFNEIDAGYKGEPGARNLRYYNNNVLYDPNGDRRDAYQKKFLLMFGEYMPFDFLYELSQQTGRFEPGLTHNLIRYYSPADKEKAPKGLHLGWLDTENLNHEAVRSYYEPAKTEVQESGKFLPLICYEVILPEFVREFRTAGNPEFIVNLTNDKWYGTTTESDQHMELGRLRTIELRRWMVRSTNSGISANIDHLGRFVGDKKTDLMKAEALSETIDVIDSPPTFYTQYGNLIPWLMLFLTGLYYLNLLIGIRKGKKAKSA, encoded by the coding sequence ATGGACAATTTACATCATCGTTTTCAAGAGTTCCAGAAAACAATCTGGTTCAATATCTTTTGTTATTTTTGGACGGGCCTTTTTTCCTTCTTAGCGTTCGCACCCGTTTCACTCAGTCATTTTGTATGGATCGCGCCTTTCGGACTTTTCTGGTTGAGTCTGAAATATCACGGAAAGTATAAAAAACTTTTTTACCACGGTCTTATCATCGGAGTCGTCTTTTATGCGATTTCGTTTCACTGGATCATTCATATGTCGATTACGTTCGGGAATTTTCCGTATGTGGTCGCGATTCTCATTCTTCTTTTTGCGGGACTTTTATTCAGTTTAAAGTTTCCGATTTTTATGATGAGTTTTTCCTTTTTATCGGGAAAGATCGGACGTCATTCGGTTTGGGTCGCGGGGTTCTGCGGGCTTTTGTCCGAGTTGATCGGTCCTCAGTTGTTTCCTTGGTATTGGGGAAATCTCGCGGCCGGGAATCTTCTTCTCGCGCAGAATGTCGAGATCACCGGAGTTTACGGAATCAGCTTTTTAGTCTTCGTCGTTTCTTATACTTTGTTTCAATCGAATCCATGGCATTGGAAAGAAATTATTAACTCAAAGGAAAAGAGAAAACAATACCTTCGTTTTGTGGCGTTGCCCGCGCTGTTACTCTTGAGTTTCGTCGTTTCGGGAGCGATTCTTTATAAAAAATGGGAGAATGTAAAACCTTCCAAATCGTTGAACGTTTTAATCATTCAACCGGACGCTCCTCTGAGTTTTAGAGACGGAAGAGAAGTCAAAGAATCCATCGAAGCGCTTATGGCCCGTATCGAGAAGTTGACGGACGAAGGCGTGGCGAAAATGGGAAAGAAGCCCGATCTGATCGTTCTTCCCGAGGCGGGTGTTCCGTTCTTTTCCGCGCACAATACTCCTGTTACGACCGTTGCGCGCAGGCTCTATTGGCATCGATTCGATTCTTTGATGTTTCTTTTGGCGAATCGATATAAGGCGAACGTGTTTTTTAACGAGATCGACGCCGGTTATAAGGGAGAACCCGGAGCTCGTAATTTAAGATATTATAATAATAACGTATTGTATGATCCGAACGGAGATCGCAGGGACGCGTATCAAAAGAAATTTCTTTTGATGTTCGGAGAATATATGCCTTTCGATTTTCTTTACGAACTCAGTCAACAAACGGGAAGATTCGAACCGGGCCTGACTCATAATTTGATTCGTTATTATTCTCCGGCGGATAAGGAAAAGGCGCCGAAAGGTTTGCATTTAGGTTGGCTTGATACGGAGAATCTGAATCACGAAGCCGTCCGTTCTTATTACGAACCCGCGAAAACCGAAGTTCAAGAATCCGGTAAGTTTCTTCCGTTGATTTGTTACGAGGTGATTCTTCCCGAGTTTGTCCGAGAATTTAGAACGGCCGGAAATCCGGAGTTTATAGTAAATCTTACGAACGACAAGTGGTATGGAACCACGACCGAAAGCGATCAGCATATGGAACTCGGTCGATTGAGAACCATCGAGTTACGAAGATGGATGGTGCGTTCCACCAATTCCGGAATCTCCGCGAACATCGATCATCTCGGAAGATTCGTGGGAGATAAAAAAACGGATTTGATGAAAGCAGAGGCGCTTTCTGAAACGATCGATGTGATCGATTCTCCCCCGACTTTTTATACTCAGTATGGAAATTTGATTCCTTGGTTGATGCTTTTTTTGACCGGACTTTATTATCTCAATCTTTTGATCGGGATCCGAAAAGGGAAAAAAGCTAAGTCTGCTTAA
- a CDS encoding 4Fe-4S dicluster domain-containing protein translates to MNRKDFFKKGFAKMFDLAQESAANLASGFKEIVSEDSPSSELAKNKRAQTETEPASQKTKAKKSSKEVGFVLPQQIKPNRKRKIRNVQSPPGALDETAFLEKCTGCGDCIYACPYSVLFPVFDETSEKHIPRMDVNLNACMLCKDWPCINACKDEALLPLTEAPKFGQAKGLFEFCINHKTGESTCSNCKDSCPVEGVVSFKGNKPSFSKSCTGCGQCVSACPTFPRAIRIQ, encoded by the coding sequence TTGAACCGAAAGGATTTTTTTAAAAAAGGTTTTGCGAAAATGTTCGACCTCGCTCAGGAAAGCGCGGCCAATCTCGCTTCCGGTTTTAAGGAAATCGTTTCCGAAGATTCTCCCTCTTCCGAACTTGCAAAGAACAAACGCGCTCAAACCGAAACAGAACCTGCTTCCCAAAAAACGAAGGCGAAAAAATCCTCGAAGGAAGTCGGATTCGTTCTTCCGCAACAAATCAAACCGAATCGAAAACGAAAGATTCGAAACGTTCAGTCCCCGCCCGGTGCGTTAGACGAAACTGCGTTTCTCGAAAAATGCACCGGCTGCGGAGATTGTATCTACGCCTGTCCTTACAGCGTTTTGTTTCCGGTCTTCGACGAAACCTCGGAAAAACATATCCCGAGAATGGACGTCAATCTCAACGCTTGTATGCTTTGTAAGGATTGGCCTTGTATCAACGCGTGTAAGGACGAGGCCCTTCTTCCCTTAACGGAAGCGCCTAAGTTCGGCCAAGCAAAGGGACTTTTCGAATTTTGTATCAATCATAAAACGGGAGAATCGACTTGCTCGAATTGCAAGGACAGTTGTCCCGTGGAAGGCGTTGTGAGTTTTAAAGGAAACAAACCTTCGTTTTCAAAAAGTTGTACGGGTTGCGGTCAATGTGTTTCCGCTTGTCCCACGTTTCCAAGAGCGATTCGAATTCAGTAA
- the mazG gene encoding nucleoside triphosphate pyrophosphohydrolase, producing the protein MQAKSLTEEIAKLQEVTAVLRGENGCPWDKEQDHQTLVPYLIEESQEVIEAVLKKDDELLKEELGDLLFQVVFHARIAEERNAFDLSDIAKGISDKLIFRHPHVFRPEELTLSSSQEVVENWEKIKDKEKKKPTYSSIFSNVPENFSSLLKAEKYQKKAAKVGFDWKNVEDVQGKVREEMEEFLTEFGRAKADGSNQVRIEEEFGDLLFSLVNLGRHLGISSESALTRTNAKFKKRFQYIEETLQGRGKTPNDSDLEEMDSLWNEAKGLEK; encoded by the coding sequence ATGCAGGCCAAATCGCTTACCGAAGAAATCGCCAAACTCCAAGAAGTAACTGCCGTTCTCCGGGGAGAAAACGGATGCCCCTGGGACAAGGAACAGGATCATCAAACGTTGGTCCCTTATTTAATCGAAGAATCCCAAGAAGTGATCGAAGCCGTGTTGAAAAAAGACGACGAGCTTCTTAAGGAAGAATTGGGCGATTTACTCTTCCAAGTCGTCTTTCACGCGAGAATTGCGGAAGAAAGAAACGCATTCGACTTAAGCGACATAGCCAAAGGCATTTCGGACAAGCTCATTTTCCGACATCCGCACGTATTCCGACCGGAAGAATTGACCCTTTCCTCTTCTCAAGAAGTCGTGGAAAATTGGGAAAAAATCAAGGACAAGGAAAAGAAGAAACCGACTTACTCGTCTATTTTTTCAAACGTTCCCGAGAATTTTTCGTCTTTGCTGAAAGCGGAAAAATACCAAAAGAAAGCCGCAAAGGTCGGATTCGATTGGAAGAACGTTGAAGACGTACAAGGAAAAGTTAGGGAAGAGATGGAAGAATTCTTAACCGAATTCGGTCGCGCAAAAGCGGACGGCTCCAATCAAGTGAGAATCGAGGAAGAATTCGGCGATTTACTTTTCAGCTTGGTGAACTTAGGAAGACATCTCGGAATTTCATCCGAATCCGCTCTCACAAGAACGAACGCAAAATTTAAAAAACGATTTCAGTACATCGAAGAAACCTTACAAGGCCGGGGCAAAACTCCGAACGATTCCGATTTGGAAGAAATGGATTCTCTTTGGAACGAGGCCAAAGGATTGGAAAAATGA
- a CDS encoding LEA type 2 family protein: MNQFVFRFSRVLIGWIFLLGILILFHSCSALKDNYKALQKCKFQVLSLETQRAELISFPPVPKIIFLAKVEIENPNEIDVTLHKFDLSFFVPDQTEKESELARVLSNEKIVLPALQKKIVDLQVETLFEKKMDRNLLQIALGILQAGLAGKELNFSVRGSFEYETIFGPVQIPVNEKIPLKTGKKNGLGI; the protein is encoded by the coding sequence TTGAACCAGTTCGTTTTCCGGTTTTCGAGAGTTTTGATCGGATGGATTTTTCTTTTAGGAATTTTGATTCTTTTCCATTCTTGTTCGGCCCTAAAGGACAACTACAAGGCGCTTCAAAAATGTAAGTTTCAGGTTTTGTCTTTGGAAACACAAAGGGCGGAATTGATTTCTTTTCCTCCCGTTCCGAAGATCATTTTTTTGGCGAAGGTCGAAATCGAAAATCCGAACGAGATCGACGTGACTCTTCATAAGTTCGATCTTTCTTTTTTCGTCCCCGATCAAACGGAAAAGGAATCGGAGCTGGCCCGGGTTTTATCCAACGAGAAAATCGTTCTACCCGCTCTCCAGAAAAAGATAGTCGATCTTCAGGTGGAAACGCTTTTTGAAAAGAAGATGGATCGAAACCTTCTTCAGATCGCGTTGGGAATTTTACAAGCCGGGCTTGCGGGAAAGGAACTCAACTTTTCGGTTCGTGGAAGTTTCGAATACGAGACGATCTTCGGTCCGGTTCAAATTCCGGTGAACGAAAAAATTCCTTTGAAAACGGGTAAGAAGAACGGACTTGGAATCTGA
- a CDS encoding DUF1564 domain-containing protein: MGILLLNSDQNLSSILQERKTEVVTLLIPESTFLCYGPEEQRLLGKRIPALLRRYGKYLSAISRLGKNARKTLYQVSPGAKKMRRVSVRLSTGSWAFLGMLALVHGVSRCYLFNYLLWLDEVGVGDYTVNTMNEGGPTFHKNYRYILHLDLLNNNIVRRLECDPTDTFYVLDYRDWFDS; encoded by the coding sequence ATGGGAATTCTTCTTTTAAACTCGGATCAAAATCTTAGTTCCATTCTTCAAGAGAGAAAAACGGAAGTGGTTACTCTTCTGATTCCTGAATCCACTTTTCTTTGTTATGGTCCGGAGGAACAAAGGCTTCTTGGGAAAAGAATTCCCGCTCTTTTGCGGAGGTACGGAAAATATCTTTCTGCGATCTCTCGGTTAGGGAAGAATGCGCGGAAAACATTGTATCAGGTGAGTCCGGGTGCGAAGAAGATGCGTCGAGTGAGTGTCCGACTGAGCACCGGGAGTTGGGCTTTTTTAGGAATGCTCGCACTCGTGCATGGGGTGTCTCGTTGTTATCTTTTCAATTATCTTCTTTGGTTGGATGAGGTAGGAGTCGGAGATTATACCGTGAATACGATGAATGAAGGAGGTCCCACATTTCACAAGAATTACAGATATATCCTCCACCTCGATCTACTCAATAACAACATAGTCCGCAGATTAGAATGCGACCCGACCGACACATTCTACGTTTTAGATTACAGAGACTGGTTCGATTCCTAA
- a CDS encoding LIC_13241 domain-containing protein, translated as MNGPGSFQKRIEQTEGLISFLSETFPLELKSNGEEWPREYEMIHLEKRYKAVFSIFGSFTLIPAEANKVAGTSPIYYLSLDTDSSQQLVWTKPDGEIANDRPQIVDELKNHIQVFESGISQIKLGEKPI; from the coding sequence ATGAACGGGCCGGGTTCGTTTCAAAAAAGAATCGAACAAACGGAAGGTTTGATTTCCTTTCTTTCCGAAACATTTCCGTTGGAACTTAAATCAAACGGGGAAGAATGGCCCCGCGAATATGAAATGATTCATTTGGAAAAAAGATACAAGGCAGTATTCTCCATTTTTGGCTCCTTTACTTTGATTCCTGCGGAAGCAAACAAGGTCGCGGGAACCTCTCCGATTTATTATCTCAGTTTGGATACGGATTCTTCCCAACAACTCGTTTGGACCAAACCGGACGGAGAAATCGCGAACGATCGTCCGCAAATTGTAGACGAATTAAAAAATCATATTCAAGTTTTTGAATCCGGAATTTCACAAATCAAACTCGGAGAGAAGCCGATTTGA
- the murA gene encoding UDP-N-acetylglucosamine 1-carboxyvinyltransferase, whose protein sequence is MSSSYFKIIGKTPLHGTVVPQGNKNEALPLLGAVCMVPGTVRISNIPVISDVLMLMEVLRHLGMEITEEEPGTYTFKHDGNLKNQLPEELCSRIRGAVTLAGPILAMTGRVFLPKPGGDKIGRRRLDTHLLALQALGASIEVFPDGYEIKADRLRGADILMDEASVTGTENAVMAAVFAEGTTILRHAASEPHVQRLCHFLNSSGAKISGIGSNILTIEGVSSLKPSEKEHKIGSDYLEVGSFISLAAVTGGEIMIRDVELEDIRMIRMVYSRLGIEVRPHENGILVPSDQKMEIIPDYHGATPKIDDSPWPGFPADMTSVALVTATQCKGTVLIHEKMFESRLFFVDNIIAMGAQIILCDPHRAIVIGHSRLYGQKVASPDIRAGMAMIIAALCAEGTSYIHNIGQIDRGFENIDTRLRALGARIERVRED, encoded by the coding sequence ATGAGTTCTTCGTATTTTAAGATCATTGGAAAGACCCCTCTTCATGGAACCGTGGTTCCACAGGGAAATAAAAATGAGGCACTTCCGTTACTTGGCGCCGTTTGTATGGTTCCGGGAACCGTTCGTATCAGCAATATCCCGGTCATCTCCGACGTGTTGATGCTGATGGAAGTTCTGCGTCATCTGGGTATGGAGATTACGGAAGAAGAACCCGGAACTTATACGTTCAAACACGACGGCAACTTAAAAAATCAATTACCCGAGGAACTCTGTTCTCGCATTCGAGGAGCCGTAACTTTAGCGGGTCCGATTCTTGCGATGACGGGAAGAGTGTTTCTTCCGAAACCCGGCGGAGATAAAATCGGAAGAAGAAGATTGGATACGCATCTTCTCGCCTTACAAGCGTTAGGCGCAAGCATCGAGGTTTTTCCGGACGGATACGAAATCAAAGCGGATCGTCTTCGAGGCGCGGACATTTTGATGGACGAAGCCTCCGTTACCGGAACGGAGAATGCGGTGATGGCCGCTGTTTTCGCCGAAGGTACAACGATTCTTCGGCACGCCGCGAGCGAACCGCACGTACAAAGACTTTGTCATTTTTTAAATTCTTCGGGTGCGAAAATTTCCGGAATCGGCTCGAACATCCTTACCATCGAAGGCGTTTCATCCTTAAAGCCTTCGGAGAAAGAACACAAGATCGGATCGGATTATTTGGAAGTCGGTTCGTTTATCAGTTTAGCCGCCGTTACCGGCGGAGAAATCATGATCCGAGACGTTGAACTCGAAGACATTCGTATGATTCGAATGGTTTATTCTCGCCTCGGAATCGAAGTGCGACCGCACGAAAACGGAATCTTAGTTCCCTCCGATCAGAAAATGGAAATCATTCCCGATTATCACGGAGCGACTCCGAAGATAGACGATTCTCCCTGGCCGGGTTTTCCGGCGGATATGACCTCGGTCGCGCTCGTTACCGCGACCCAGTGCAAGGGAACCGTTTTGATTCACGAGAAAATGTTTGAGTCAAGACTCTTCTTCGTGGATAATATCATCGCCATGGGAGCTCAAATCATTCTTTGTGATCCGCACAGAGCCATCGTAATCGGTCATTCTAGATTGTACGGGCAAAAGGTCGCGAGCCCCGATATCCGCGCCGGTATGGCGATGATCATCGCGGCTCTTTGCGCGGAAGGAACGAGTTATATTCACAACATCGGTCAAATCGATCGAGGATTCGAAAACATAGACACTCGTCTGCGTGCGTTAGGCGCAAGAATCGAAAGAGTTAGGGAAGATTGA
- a CDS encoding DUF6580 family putative transport protein, which translates to MVRSKSFIVLSLILIAVASRYFPHPANFSPILAISLFAGAHFASKKLSLFLPIVSLFISDLILGFHDQMLPVYATTLLVVVAGWQLRTSSSVGKIALTSLGSSVAFFILTNFYVWLAGYYTYDLNGLVQCYIMAVPFFQNTLLGDLFYTTVLFGGFSLIEKAGWMKLAPVPVK; encoded by the coding sequence ATGGTACGTTCAAAAAGTTTTATCGTTCTTTCACTCATTCTAATCGCGGTCGCAAGCCGTTATTTTCCACACCCGGCTAACTTTTCGCCCATCCTTGCGATTTCCCTTTTTGCGGGAGCCCATTTCGCTTCTAAGAAACTTTCTCTGTTTCTTCCGATCGTCTCTTTGTTTATCAGCGATTTGATTCTCGGGTTCCACGATCAAATGTTGCCGGTTTACGCGACGACACTTCTGGTTGTAGTGGCTGGATGGCAGTTGAGAACTTCTTCTTCCGTCGGAAAGATCGCTCTTACGTCTTTGGGAAGTTCCGTAGCATTTTTTATCCTTACGAACTTTTACGTATGGCTCGCGGGATATTATACGTACGATTTAAACGGACTCGTTCAGTGTTATATTATGGCGGTTCCTTTCTTTCAGAATACTCTCTTAGGCGATCTGTTTTATACCACCGTTCTTTTCGGCGGATTTTCTCTGATCGAAAAAGCGGGTTGGATGAAATTAGCTCCCGTTCCCGTTAAGTAA
- a CDS encoding NADP-dependent isocitrate dehydrogenase, translating to MAKIKVKTPLVELDGDEMTRIIWKEIKDRFIHPYLDIELDYYDLGVEYRDKTDDKVTVDSAHAIQKYGVGVKCATITPNQDRVKEYNLKQEWKSPNGTIRSILDGTVFRKPIIVNNIPPAVRSWKKPITVGRHAYGDLYKDTELYIPEAGKVELVYTGKDGKEKQRALIHDFDGAGVIMGQHNLDKSILSFAQACFNYAISEKIDLWFATKDTISKKYHARFRAIFDELAKAKAGDLKKAGIEYSYYLIDDAVAQIMKNEGGMLWALMNYDGDVMSDMVASGFGSLGLMTSVLVSPDGKFEYEAAHGTVTRHYRKYQQGETTSTNSVASIFAWTGALIKRGELDGTPDVVAFGQKLEKAVIDTIEGGQMTKDLTLLCTDPNAKSLDTFQFMEAIQKKL from the coding sequence ATGGCAAAGATCAAGGTAAAGACCCCGCTTGTGGAGCTTGACGGGGATGAGATGACCAGGATCATCTGGAAGGAAATCAAGGATCGATTCATTCACCCTTATCTCGATATCGAACTGGACTATTATGATTTAGGCGTAGAATACCGGGACAAGACCGACGATAAGGTTACGGTCGATTCCGCTCACGCGATTCAAAAATACGGAGTTGGCGTTAAGTGCGCTACCATCACTCCGAACCAAGACAGAGTTAAGGAATACAATCTCAAACAAGAATGGAAATCTCCGAACGGAACCATTCGTTCGATTCTGGACGGAACCGTTTTCCGTAAACCGATCATCGTAAACAACATTCCTCCCGCCGTCCGTTCTTGGAAAAAACCGATTACCGTCGGTCGTCACGCTTACGGAGATCTTTACAAAGACACCGAACTTTACATTCCCGAAGCCGGAAAAGTGGAATTGGTTTATACCGGAAAAGACGGAAAAGAAAAACAAAGAGCATTGATCCACGACTTCGACGGAGCGGGTGTGATCATGGGTCAGCATAACTTGGATAAATCCATTCTCAGTTTTGCTCAGGCTTGTTTCAATTACGCGATCTCCGAAAAGATCGATCTTTGGTTCGCGACTAAAGACACCATTTCTAAAAAATATCACGCGCGTTTCCGTGCGATTTTCGACGAGCTTGCAAAAGCGAAGGCCGGAGATCTTAAAAAAGCGGGAATCGAATATTCCTATTATCTGATAGACGACGCGGTCGCGCAGATCATGAAAAACGAAGGCGGAATGCTTTGGGCTCTCATGAACTACGACGGAGACGTGATGAGTGACATGGTCGCTTCCGGATTCGGATCCTTAGGTTTGATGACTTCCGTACTCGTTTCTCCGGACGGAAAGTTCGAATACGAAGCCGCTCACGGAACGGTAACGAGACACTATCGTAAATACCAACAAGGTGAAACCACTTCCACAAACTCCGTGGCTTCCATCTTTGCTTGGACGGGAGCTTTGATTAAAAGAGGAGAATTGGACGGAACTCCGGACGTGGTCGCTTTCGGTCAAAAACTGGAAAAGGCCGTGATCGATACGATCGAAGGCGGACAGATGACCAAGGACTTGACACTTCTTTGTACCGATCCGAATGCAAAGTCTCTGGATACCTTTCAGTTCATGGAAGCGATTCAGAAAAAACTTTAA
- a CDS encoding response regulator, giving the protein MKVLVLDSGATVRRIISSFFPAEDFEIVEAGSAKDGLDLAFRENFDLITIGMILPDADGFTVCKIIRNNQRDNKHSACKNSKIYLITSGDIEANRAKSLEYGFDGIFPKPSGIDEFKSVIKEIIELAYGADITSSNEAQKFGKILIIDDSELNLLLLGKILKKNGYSFQAFTEGKKAFEYLRASTETISYILTDWIMPHFSGEELVEAIRNEDRFDKIPIAVITGLEENAGLNVSVLQKNVHVLQKPYSERKILEYIRKI; this is encoded by the coding sequence TTGAAAGTACTCGTTTTGGATTCGGGCGCCACGGTAAGAAGAATCATTTCCTCCTTTTTTCCGGCGGAAGATTTCGAAATCGTGGAAGCGGGTTCCGCAAAGGACGGGCTCGATCTCGCGTTTCGGGAAAATTTCGATCTCATTACGATCGGAATGATTCTTCCCGACGCGGACGGCTTTACCGTTTGTAAAATCATTCGAAACAACCAACGCGACAACAAACACAGCGCATGCAAAAATTCTAAAATATATTTGATCACGTCCGGCGACATAGAAGCGAATCGCGCCAAATCTTTGGAATACGGCTTCGACGGGATTTTTCCGAAACCTTCCGGAATCGACGAGTTCAAATCGGTCATCAAAGAAATCATAGAACTCGCCTACGGCGCGGACATTACGAGTTCCAACGAAGCCCAGAAGTTCGGAAAAATTCTCATCATAGACGACTCCGAGCTGAACCTACTTTTACTCGGGAAAATTTTGAAAAAGAACGGCTATTCTTTCCAAGCCTTTACGGAAGGGAAAAAGGCTTTCGAATATCTTCGGGCTTCGACTGAGACGATCTCTTACATTCTTACCGATTGGATCATGCCGCATTTTTCGGGAGAAGAACTCGTGGAAGCGATTCGCAATGAGGATCGATTCGATAAAATTCCGATCGCGGTCATCACGGGATTGGAAGAAAACGCGGGATTGAACGTTTCCGTTCTTCAAAAGAACGTGCACGTTCTGCAAAAACCGTATTCCGAAAGAAAGATTCTCGAATACATTCGAAAAATTTAA
- a CDS encoding LIC13255 family lipoprotein: MKTFRFDLNLFPKLALFGLIFCLGCYQKNTDADFYTFEEANTKLIFAYESKDVTCNTNRRVTAFVPGRSRKKDIDLCVSAVLAVSCQSWSSTSADSTPATCKAIEFRY; this comes from the coding sequence ATGAAGACTTTCAGGTTCGATCTCAACCTGTTTCCTAAACTCGCTTTGTTCGGATTGATTTTTTGTTTAGGCTGTTATCAGAAAAATACGGACGCGGATTTCTACACGTTCGAAGAGGCCAATACGAAATTGATTTTCGCATACGAATCCAAGGACGTGACCTGCAATACGAACAGAAGAGTTACCGCCTTTGTTCCAGGACGTTCCCGTAAAAAGGACATCGATCTTTGTGTGAGCGCCGTGCTCGCGGTGAGTTGTCAGTCTTGGTCTTCGACTTCCGCGGATTCAACGCCTGCGACTTGTAAGGCGATCGAGTTCCGATATTGA